From Methanocorpusculum sp., the proteins below share one genomic window:
- a CDS encoding Xaa-Pro peptidase family protein gives MKQILDELEKHSCDAYVAYDSSENADMRYASGFLASDPYIYVFSRDGVATLIVSSMEETRARYESTCSIVTRISAGLPELLKKYHDPNLATAHMIRNFAGPRLLIPPSMPVGFAQKLTEVAEVVIDSGTIAEIRSVKSEDEIAKIRYVQKKNEIATRAAVDAIRKSEPDERGILMLEDAPLTSERIRDIIHFALRPFNCEDIDTIVSCGEASSMPHARGTGPLYANQPIVMDVFPKSELTGYFADMTRTVSKGAPSDEIIRMYDAVQKAKELAASMIRPGITGAAVYTAVVEFFKAQGYETAGSSGFTHSLGHGVGLEIHEAPSLSPSGGELKEGHVITLEPGLYYQGIGGVRLEDMGVVTSDGFDSFTCFEEKLVL, from the coding sequence ATGAAGCAGATTTTGGATGAATTGGAAAAACATTCATGCGATGCATATGTTGCATATGACTCTTCGGAAAATGCGGATATGCGATATGCTTCGGGATTTCTCGCATCTGATCCATATATATACGTATTTTCGAGAGATGGGGTCGCGACATTAATCGTCTCTTCGATGGAGGAAACCCGTGCGCGCTACGAGTCAACATGTAGCATAGTGACACGCATCTCTGCAGGCCTCCCGGAACTCCTGAAAAAATATCATGATCCAAATCTTGCTACGGCTCATATGATCCGGAATTTTGCCGGTCCGCGCCTTCTTATCCCTCCTTCGATGCCGGTAGGATTTGCTCAAAAACTGACCGAGGTTGCTGAAGTGGTCATTGATTCCGGGACTATCGCAGAAATACGGAGTGTGAAGTCTGAGGACGAGATCGCGAAGATCCGCTATGTTCAGAAAAAAAATGAGATAGCTACTCGTGCAGCTGTCGATGCAATCAGAAAATCGGAACCGGATGAAAGAGGCATTCTGATGCTTGAAGACGCGCCGCTCACTTCGGAAAGGATTCGGGATATCATTCACTTTGCCCTCCGTCCGTTCAACTGTGAGGACATTGATACGATCGTCTCCTGTGGTGAAGCATCATCTATGCCGCATGCGCGGGGGACTGGTCCGCTGTATGCAAACCAGCCTATCGTGATGGATGTGTTCCCCAAGAGTGAGCTAACTGGATATTTTGCTGATATGACAAGGACCGTATCCAAAGGTGCCCCCTCTGATGAGATAATCAGGATGTATGATGCGGTCCAAAAAGCCAAAGAACTGGCCGCATCCATGATCCGTCCCGGCATCACCGGGGCCGCAGTTTATACTGCTGTCGTGGAGTTTTTCAAGGCACAGGGTTACGAAACGGCAGGATCCTCGGGATTCACACATAGTCTTGGTCACGGTGTGGGGCTCGAGATCCACGAAGCGCCGTCCCTTTCCCCGTCGGGGGGAGAACTCAAAGAGGGGCATGTTATCACGCTTGAACCCGGCCTCTATTATCAGGGAATCGGCGGGGTCAGACTTGAGGATATGGGTGTCGTGACAAGTGATGGATTTGACAGCTTTACGTGCTTTGAAGAAAAATTAGTATTATAG
- the map gene encoding type II methionyl aminopeptidase has protein sequence MIDNELDTYIEAGRVAKTVLHKCAAEIKPGVGLAEIFDMVLDEILSAGVSHSFPPNISLNNCAAHDTASPDEERIFAEGDLIKLDIGTHIDGYIADTAVTVDLGDHASLCEASRAALDAAINVVAPEVVVSDIGAVVEETITSFGYKPIINLTGHALARYSLHHGLSIPNTGRFGSAVLREDMVIAIEPFASTGSGLVHEAGRAEIYQVVGDTPVRSPAGRKIMKKAEEMHGLPFARRWLNVPKAELALPTLLRQGNLFVYHSLSDVPESFVSQFEHTIIVTADGALVTTR, from the coding sequence ATGATCGATAACGAATTGGATACCTACATAGAAGCGGGCCGGGTGGCAAAAACCGTTCTGCACAAATGCGCTGCTGAAATAAAACCGGGTGTTGGTCTTGCGGAAATTTTTGATATGGTCCTTGACGAGATCTTATCGGCCGGTGTGTCTCACTCATTTCCGCCGAATATCTCATTAAATAACTGTGCGGCTCACGACACTGCCTCTCCGGACGAAGAACGGATATTTGCAGAAGGGGATCTGATAAAACTGGATATCGGAACACATATTGATGGATACATCGCGGACACTGCCGTTACGGTAGATCTTGGTGATCATGCTTCATTATGCGAGGCATCACGCGCAGCTCTTGATGCTGCGATCAATGTTGTCGCGCCGGAGGTCGTCGTCAGCGATATCGGCGCAGTCGTCGAAGAAACGATCACATCATTCGGCTACAAGCCGATCATCAACCTGACGGGCCACGCGCTTGCGCGCTATAGCCTTCATCACGGCCTCTCCATCCCCAACACGGGGAGATTCGGCAGCGCTGTTCTGAGGGAAGATATGGTTATTGCCATCGAACCTTTCGCGTCTACCGGCTCAGGTCTGGTCCATGAAGCAGGAAGGGCTGAGATTTATCAGGTCGTCGGCGATACGCCGGTCAGATCACCCGCCGGCAGAAAAATCATGAAAAAGGCGGAAGAGATGCATGGTTTGCCGTTTGCCCGCCGCTGGCTGAATGTTCCCAAAGCGGAACTGGCTCTGCCGACCCTGCTTCGCCAGGGGAACCTCTTCGTATATCACAGTTTATCGGATGTGCCTGAATCATTTGTCTCTCAGTTCGAGCACACGATCATCGTGACCGCAGATGGTGCTCTGGTCACTACCAGATAA
- a CDS encoding archaeosine biosynthesis radical SAM protein RaSEA: protein MTEPRKPIASWKGQDRYFGEVLSSLTGIFLSGGCSWNRCRMCGYKNDRDTCSKDELIDHMKGQILWMDESYSPEEYQLGKIFTSGSVFDKNEVPLEVLDGFGEFFAGKPLIAESRSEYVTEDALSRLLKSLDKGQAHPLTVAIGLETTNDAIREKSIDKGNTFADFIKASETAHNAGVGIKAYLMMKPLFLTEKEALEDMEKSIREVAPYADMISMNLCTIQGRTELEHYWQKGGFRPPYLWSALKVLREADVPVACDPVGGGFKRGPHNCGTCDKEIVAAINEYSLTADKSVLDDVWEIPCPCKKEWEFVLENERSWNLPLTK, encoded by the coding sequence ATGACAGAACCACGAAAACCTATTGCTTCCTGGAAAGGACAGGACAGATATTTTGGTGAGGTCCTCTCATCACTGACAGGGATCTTCCTTTCCGGAGGCTGCTCCTGGAACCGGTGCAGGATGTGCGGATATAAAAACGACCGCGACACCTGCTCAAAGGATGAACTCATCGACCATATGAAAGGACAGATCCTCTGGATGGACGAGAGTTACTCTCCCGAAGAATACCAGCTTGGAAAGATCTTCACGTCAGGCAGTGTCTTTGACAAAAATGAGGTTCCTCTTGAAGTTCTTGACGGATTCGGCGAATTCTTTGCAGGAAAACCGCTTATCGCTGAGTCAAGATCCGAATATGTAACTGAAGATGCCCTCTCCCGTCTCCTGAAGAGTCTGGATAAAGGCCAGGCACACCCGCTCACGGTCGCGATCGGTCTGGAAACGACGAACGATGCCATTCGGGAAAAGTCGATCGACAAAGGAAACACCTTTGCCGATTTCATCAAAGCTTCCGAGACGGCACATAATGCCGGTGTCGGCATCAAGGCATATCTGATGATGAAACCACTCTTTTTAACCGAAAAAGAGGCATTAGAGGACATGGAGAAATCCATTCGCGAGGTCGCACCCTACGCAGACATGATTTCGATGAACCTCTGCACGATCCAGGGTAGAACGGAACTGGAACACTACTGGCAGAAAGGAGGATTCAGGCCGCCGTATCTCTGGTCTGCTCTGAAAGTGCTTAGGGAAGCGGATGTCCCCGTAGCATGCGATCCGGTCGGCGGAGGATTCAAACGCGGACCGCACAACTGCGGAACATGTGATAAAGAAATCGTTGCTGCGATCAATGAGTATTCTCTTACGGCCGATAAGAGTGTCTTAGATGATGTATGGGAGATTCCCTGTCCTTGCAAAAAAGAGTGGGAGTTCGTTCTTGAGAACGAACGTTCATGGAACCTGCCTCTCACAAAATAA
- a CDS encoding M20 family metallopeptidase: MNVAKLCSDLIQIRSENPPGDTSEIAEYILSIMEGIGIPGTITTGPDGHDNVISKDQTGGLLLSGHIDVVPALNEGWEYAPYSGMIDDTYVHGRGATDMKGGCAAILSAMARKQDAGEEHPISLAFVCDEEGGGKYGTRYLLEKNLIHPCDVLIAEPTPAHAPTIGQKGVCRFDVEFIGTPGHSSLYPVLGDSAVIQAMEFLAWMRELHKRVYPQSEEMDKLIEHSVQIAGEGTTTDFSPVFRQIMYNPGIISGGERVNIVAQKCSLMMDMRLPWGCDCDEVLNEICSHVPKSAVVTPRTKANASITATDSFLVQKTCEAISGVYGIASRPMVQWAASDARALRLAGFRALEYGPGDLSTMHGLNERVMIDQLKKCEEIYFRLIENYKDTTQDR; this comes from the coding sequence ATGAATGTTGCAAAGCTCTGCTCTGACCTGATACAGATACGTAGCGAAAATCCACCCGGCGACACAAGCGAGATCGCCGAATATATCCTTTCCATCATGGAAGGGATCGGAATACCCGGGACGATAACGACCGGACCGGATGGTCACGATAATGTCATATCAAAAGATCAGACCGGGGGACTCCTCCTCAGCGGGCACATAGATGTAGTACCTGCTCTGAATGAAGGATGGGAGTATGCGCCCTATTCCGGGATGATCGATGACACCTACGTGCACGGACGGGGGGCTACCGATATGAAAGGCGGATGCGCCGCTATTCTTTCGGCCATGGCAAGAAAACAGGATGCCGGAGAAGAACATCCGATCTCTCTCGCATTCGTCTGTGATGAAGAGGGCGGGGGGAAATACGGTACGAGATATCTCTTGGAGAAGAACCTCATTCACCCCTGCGATGTTTTAATCGCCGAACCTACACCTGCCCATGCTCCGACGATTGGACAGAAAGGCGTCTGCAGATTCGATGTGGAGTTTATCGGAACGCCGGGTCACTCATCTCTGTATCCGGTTCTCGGCGACAGTGCAGTGATCCAGGCAATGGAGTTTCTTGCCTGGATGAGAGAACTGCACAAACGTGTTTATCCGCAGAGCGAAGAGATGGATAAACTGATTGAGCACTCGGTCCAAATCGCCGGAGAGGGAACAACTACGGATTTCAGCCCGGTCTTCCGGCAGATCATGTATAACCCCGGCATCATTTCAGGAGGGGAACGGGTAAACATCGTCGCTCAGAAATGTTCCCTCATGATGGACATGCGGCTCCCGTGGGGGTGTGACTGTGATGAGGTCTTGAACGAGATCTGCAGCCATGTCCCGAAATCTGCAGTTGTTACCCCGAGGACCAAGGCAAACGCATCAATTACTGCGACCGATTCGTTCCTTGTTCAGAAAACATGCGAAGCCATCAGCGGCGTATACGGGATCGCCTCCCGTCCGATGGTCCAGTGGGCAGCGTCCGATGCGAGGGCACTGCGCCTCGCCGGATTCCGTGCTCTCGAGTATGGACCAGGCGATCTCAGCACCATGCACGGCCTGAATGAACGCGTAATGATCGACCAGCTGAAAAAGTGTGAGGAGATTTACTTCCGCCTCATTGAGAACTACAAAGATACCACACAGGATAGATAA
- a CDS encoding DUF5814 domain-containing protein, which yields MIAGRARFRYIKKLQRAAGHRLPESAFHPANLEAITGSMNIDSLDPGARDQVLRFFKDFLECKCRDSPLCGCPERKFVISILELREMGLTHKEIHRHLIDEYGIDLFPADILSFLEESVHLLEAIRSVADLAGQNDLVKLSDEQIRKISR from the coding sequence GTGATCGCGGGTAGGGCACGGTTTCGATACATAAAAAAATTACAGCGTGCGGCAGGCCACCGTCTACCCGAAAGTGCTTTTCATCCGGCAAATCTGGAAGCGATCACCGGTTCAATGAATATCGATAGTCTGGACCCGGGAGCGCGGGACCAGGTCCTCCGTTTTTTTAAGGATTTTCTCGAATGTAAATGCCGGGACTCACCCCTTTGCGGTTGTCCGGAACGAAAGTTTGTCATCAGTATCCTGGAACTCAGGGAGATGGGTCTTACCCACAAAGAGATCCACCGGCACCTGATCGATGAGTACGGGATCGACCTTTTCCCGGCCGATATCCTGAGTTTTCTTGAAGAATCCGTCCACCTTCTTGAGGCCATCAGAAGTGTGGCAGATCTTGCCGGGCAAAACGACCTGGTGAAACTTTCCGACGAGCAGATCAGAAAAATTTCACGCTGA
- a CDS encoding DUF2150 family protein: MAAKKSKKTGEPESAPKLFYIFYNQERWDNWLKTLETADWAGDEESEEMPEGFRILDGFSDDITIAVMKIIRLCQNGRITLEDARTKLRSVEEIVMAGVPGEELAEIVGSMQVSLVVLFAAGQKYLEAIYPPAEEIKNLVKEGRKVVTKDPEKALDIASSIGSAVINGASCCGKYVKDTDEPTLFDEWLVEVERIADALKSLKDFDEEAGESS; this comes from the coding sequence ATGGCTGCCAAAAAAAGTAAGAAAACAGGTGAGCCGGAATCTGCTCCCAAGCTCTTCTATATCTTCTACAATCAGGAGAGATGGGACAACTGGCTCAAGACCCTCGAAACTGCCGACTGGGCAGGTGACGAGGAGTCGGAAGAGATGCCGGAAGGATTCCGTATCCTGGACGGATTCTCTGATGATATTACCATCGCCGTAATGAAGATCATCCGACTCTGTCAGAATGGAAGAATAACCCTTGAAGATGCAAGAACAAAACTCCGCAGTGTTGAAGAGATCGTCATGGCCGGAGTCCCAGGGGAAGAACTCGCAGAAATCGTTGGATCGATGCAGGTCTCACTCGTAGTCCTCTTTGCCGCAGGGCAGAAGTACCTCGAAGCGATCTATCCGCCTGCAGAAGAGATCAAAAACCTCGTCAAAGAAGGGCGGAAAGTTGTCACAAAAGATCCGGAGAAGGCACTCGACATAGCCTCTTCCATCGGATCTGCCGTCATCAACGGAGCTTCATGCTGCGGAAAATACGTGAAAGACACCGACGAGCCGACACTCTTTGACGAGTGGCTCGTTGAAGTCGAACGGATCGCCGATGCATTGAAATCTCTCAAAGACTTTGATGAGGAAGCCGGAGAAAGTTCGTGA
- a CDS encoding pyridoxamine 5'-phosphate oxidase family protein codes for MALLTAELKEQIAKVGVCHLVTASKAGVPNAAPMGAVWVMENDTVWIANNFMNKTIANIKENPQVSLLVWSRDIGNCFQLKGTAAVESGTPDHKKMKELLDAKKPGLPGKELVKITVKEIFTCMPGPDAGKKL; via the coding sequence ATGGCATTACTTACTGCAGAACTTAAAGAACAGATTGCCAAAGTCGGAGTATGTCATCTGGTCACCGCATCGAAAGCCGGTGTCCCGAATGCAGCCCCGATGGGCGCGGTCTGGGTCATGGAAAATGACACGGTCTGGATTGCAAATAATTTTATGAACAAAACCATTGCAAACATCAAAGAGAATCCCCAGGTCTCTCTCCTTGTATGGAGCCGTGATATCGGCAACTGTTTCCAGCTGAAAGGTACCGCCGCAGTGGAATCGGGAACTCCTGACCACAAAAAAATGAAGGAGCTTCTTGACGCAAAAAAACCCGGACTGCCGGGAAAAGAACTGGTCAAGATCACCGTGAAAGAGATTTTCACCTGCATGCCCGGACCGGATGCAGGAAAAAAACTTTAA
- the glnA gene encoding type I glutamate--ammonia ligase — MVSDERKSPFGSLAASHGGDRAELIGAVLTQLENDNVRSVLLQFSDMEGKPKNVAIPTKQMKKALTEGISFDGSSIQGFARLEESDMVLRPEPETYQIIPWSDEKYRVARFICNVYTTRGEPFAGDPRFILRQQLEKAEKLGYTFNVGPEMEFFLFRMVNGHPSVELQDRGGYFDQTPTDPGEDVRRDLVTSLSEMGFNIEAAHHEVAPSQHEIDFTYGNALSMADKVVTFKFVAKTLALQRGLHATFMPKPIYGINGSGMHVNCSLMKDGENAFYDPEGEHQLSDTARHFIAGILKHIDAITRVANPTVNSYKRLIPGYEAPVYVGWSAMNRSALIRVPSSRGKSTRAELRSPDPTCNPYLTFAVMLAAGLEGITQKIEPPESVDKNIFRMSAAERTAEGIRCLPWSLHEANTALMNDPLLCSVLGEHVVAQINRIGEMEWADFSKSITDWEIKRYLATY, encoded by the coding sequence ATGGTTTCTGACGAGCGTAAAAGTCCTTTTGGCTCTCTTGCCGCTTCACACGGCGGCGACCGTGCGGAGTTAATTGGTGCAGTTCTCACTCAGCTTGAGAATGACAATGTACGGTCGGTTCTTCTCCAGTTCTCAGATATGGAGGGAAAACCGAAAAATGTCGCGATTCCGACGAAACAAATGAAGAAAGCCTTAACTGAAGGTATTAGTTTTGACGGTTCTTCTATTCAGGGGTTTGCGCGACTGGAAGAGTCGGATATGGTGCTTCGGCCTGAACCGGAGACATATCAGATCATCCCCTGGTCGGATGAAAAATATCGTGTCGCGAGATTCATCTGCAATGTCTACACGACCCGCGGTGAACCGTTCGCCGGGGATCCGCGTTTTATTCTGCGTCAGCAGCTGGAGAAAGCGGAAAAGCTTGGATATACCTTCAATGTCGGTCCGGAGATGGAGTTTTTCCTCTTTAGAATGGTGAATGGTCATCCGTCGGTGGAACTCCAGGATCGTGGGGGCTACTTCGATCAGACGCCGACCGATCCCGGAGAGGATGTCCGCCGCGATCTTGTTACCTCACTTTCAGAAATGGGATTCAATATTGAGGCAGCTCATCACGAGGTGGCTCCTTCCCAGCACGAGATCGATTTCACCTACGGGAATGCTCTTTCCATGGCCGATAAGGTAGTTACCTTCAAATTCGTCGCAAAAACCCTGGCTCTACAACGCGGTCTTCACGCAACCTTCATGCCGAAACCGATCTACGGTATCAACGGTTCAGGTATGCACGTGAACTGTTCTCTGATGAAGGACGGGGAAAATGCATTTTACGATCCCGAGGGAGAACACCAGCTCTCCGATACTGCCCGTCATTTCATTGCAGGAATTCTCAAACACATCGATGCGATCACTCGTGTCGCAAACCCTACGGTAAACTCATACAAGCGGCTTATCCCCGGATATGAGGCTCCGGTGTATGTTGGTTGGTCCGCAATGAACCGTTCTGCTCTTATCAGAGTTCCTTCGTCCCGAGGAAAAAGTACCCGCGCCGAACTGCGCAGTCCTGATCCGACCTGTAACCCGTATCTGACATTTGCCGTGATGCTTGCAGCAGGTTTAGAGGGTATTACCCAGAAGATCGAACCTCCGGAGAGCGTTGACAAAAATATTTTCAGAATGAGCGCCGCGGAACGTACGGCAGAAGGTATCCGCTGTCTTCCCTGGAGCCTTCATGAGGCAAACACCGCTCTGATGAACGATCCGCTCCTCTGCAGTGTTCTTGGTGAACACGTAGTGGCCCAGATAAACCGCATTGGCGAGATGGAGTGGGCGGATTTCTCCAAGTCTATCACAGACTGGGAGATCAAACGCTACCTTGCGACATACTGA
- a CDS encoding MarR family winged helix-turn-helix transcriptional regulator, translating to MDDRLPIAILIKILSNYIKRNLDSAAAQGPLKNITGTQIQIIGYIYHEAKSDVFQKDIETKYSIRRSTATGILQLMEKNGLITREPVDYDARLKKIVLTEKAHTISKQAKLNVFELEKRLTKGISTEELAVFRSIIWKMKVNLEEQV from the coding sequence ATGGATGACAGACTTCCGATAGCGATCTTGATCAAGATCCTTTCAAACTATATTAAACGAAATCTGGACAGTGCTGCTGCTCAGGGGCCTCTGAAAAATATCACCGGCACTCAGATCCAGATAATCGGCTATATTTATCATGAAGCGAAGAGCGATGTTTTTCAAAAGGATATCGAGACAAAATATTCCATCAGACGCTCCACGGCCACAGGGATCCTCCAGCTCATGGAAAAGAACGGGCTCATCACCAGAGAGCCGGTCGACTATGATGCGCGACTCAAAAAAATCGTGCTCACAGAAAAAGCACACACTATCAGTAAGCAGGCAAAACTTAATGTATTCGAACTGGAAAAACGTCTTACCAAAGGGATCTCTACAGAGGAACTGGCCGTTTTCCGTTCCATAATTTGGAAAATGAAAGTCAATCTGGAGGAACAGGTATGA
- a CDS encoding ABC transporter ATP-binding protein yields MNHIIERLVGSIREFKKDSLLTPAFVGLEVVMEVIIPLILASLIDDGITGGNMGIILRLGLALFISAILSLIFGVLAGKFAASASAGFAHNLRHDIFYNVQSFSFANIDKFSTSSIVTRLTTDVTNVQNAYQMIIRVAVRCPLMLILSYLMVMWINPQLSVIFLVLIPILTVGMYLIIIKVQPIFEKVFKTFDRLNKVVQENLRGIRVVKSYVRDEYEVEKFKGVSKDIYGYFSHAEKLLAFVSPLMQFIVYAAILLVSWFGAQFIVAGTLTTGELVSLFAYTMQILMSLMMLAMVFVMITMSRASARRIVEVLDEQSDLKNPEDPVFLVKNGDISFRDVDFSYSTDAERTCLQKINLEIKSGETIGILGGTGSSKTTLVQLIPRLYDVTGGSVLVGGVDVRDYDITTLRDQVAVVLQKNVLFSGTIKDNLRWGNPDASDEELVRVSKLACADEFIQKLPEKYDTRIEQGGSNVSGGQKQRLCIARALLKKPKILILDDSTSAVDTKTDAHIRQALMTEIPGTTKIIITQRFSSVVDADKIIVMDGGHINAVGTHAELLLTNPIYQEVYSTQQKGGET; encoded by the coding sequence ATGAATCATATCATAGAGCGCCTTGTGGGTTCGATCCGCGAGTTTAAAAAAGACAGTCTGCTTACACCTGCGTTTGTCGGACTTGAGGTGGTAATGGAGGTCATCATCCCGTTGATTCTTGCGAGCCTCATCGACGACGGAATCACCGGAGGCAATATGGGTATCATCCTCCGGCTTGGTCTTGCGTTATTCATATCAGCGATACTCTCGCTCATATTCGGGGTTCTCGCCGGAAAGTTTGCAGCATCCGCATCAGCCGGATTTGCACACAATCTTCGGCATGATATTTTCTATAATGTTCAGAGCTTCTCGTTTGCGAACATCGACAAATTTTCGACGTCAAGTATCGTGACGAGGCTCACCACCGACGTTACCAATGTACAGAATGCTTACCAGATGATCATCCGGGTCGCGGTACGCTGTCCTCTGATGCTGATCCTTTCCTACCTCATGGTGATGTGGATCAATCCCCAACTATCTGTCATCTTCCTTGTGCTGATACCGATCCTCACCGTTGGTATGTATCTTATTATCATCAAGGTCCAGCCCATATTTGAGAAAGTATTCAAAACATTTGACCGGCTGAACAAAGTCGTTCAGGAAAATCTCAGAGGTATCCGGGTCGTAAAATCCTACGTCCGTGATGAATATGAGGTGGAAAAGTTCAAAGGCGTTTCAAAAGATATCTACGGATACTTTTCACATGCTGAAAAACTTCTTGCGTTTGTCAGCCCTCTTATGCAGTTCATAGTGTATGCGGCGATCCTTCTTGTCTCGTGGTTTGGGGCCCAGTTTATCGTTGCTGGGACTTTGACCACGGGTGAACTGGTCAGTCTGTTTGCCTACACCATGCAGATCCTGATGAGTCTGATGATGCTTGCCATGGTTTTCGTCATGATCACCATGTCCCGTGCATCTGCAAGAAGAATCGTTGAGGTCCTTGACGAACAGAGTGATCTGAAAAATCCGGAAGATCCGGTGTTCCTCGTTAAAAACGGAGATATAAGCTTCCGTGATGTCGACTTCAGTTACTCCACCGATGCTGAACGGACATGTCTTCAGAAGATCAATCTGGAGATAAAATCGGGCGAGACCATCGGAATCCTCGGCGGGACGGGCAGTTCCAAGACGACTCTGGTCCAGTTGATCCCGCGGCTCTATGATGTGACCGGCGGTTCTGTTCTTGTGGGGGGGGTTGATGTCAGAGATTATGATATAACTACTCTTCGTGATCAGGTCGCTGTAGTTCTGCAGAAGAACGTGCTCTTCTCAGGAACCATCAAAGATAATCTCAGATGGGGTAATCCGGATGCATCGGATGAGGAGCTGGTTCGTGTCAGTAAACTTGCCTGTGCGGATGAATTTATTCAGAAGCTTCCCGAAAAATATGATACCCGAATTGAACAGGGCGGTTCAAATGTATCCGGCGGGCAGAAGCAGAGGTTATGTATCGCCCGTGCTCTGTTGAAGAAACCGAAGATCCTTATTCTGGATGATTCTACGAGCGCTGTCGATACAAAGACGGATGCACATATCCGTCAGGCGCTTATGACAGAGATCCCCGGCACCACGAAAATCATCATCACGCAGAGATTTTCCTCGGTCGTGGATGCAGATAAGATCATCGTGATGGATGGGGGTCATATCAATGCGGTAGGAACACATGCAGAACTTCTGTTAACCAATCCGATCTATCAGGAGGTCTATTCGACACAGCAGAAGGGAGGTGAGACATAA